AGGCAATGAAATGCCCATCGTACTGGAAGGTTTGCTGAAGGTAATGCGTCAGGACCAGACGGGAGGCGAAGTTTTTCTCTACTTCCTGGAGGGTGGGGAGACCTGCGCCATGTCCATTACCTGCTGTATAGAAGGCAAAAAGAAGGCCTTTCATGTGGTGGCAGAGGAGGATTCTGTGCTTTGGATGATCCCTATGACGTACATAGACAGCTGGGTGGTGAAGTACAAGTCATTCAGGAAGTTTGTCTTCGATGCATATCAAACCCGTTTCGATGAGATGCTGAACACCATCGACAGTGTGGTCTTTCTGAAAATGGATCAAAGACTTTATAAATACCTACTTGACAAGAAACAGGCTTCAGGAACCTTTGTGATCAACAAGACCCATGAGCAAATCGCCAATGAACTGAATACTTCCCGGGTGGTGGTCTCGCGGCTCCTGAAGCAGCTGGAGCGTGAAGGGAAGATAGAGCAATACCGGAACCGTATAGAAATCATGTAACTTGGAGTGTGACAATTGTTACACCGGAGGGTTAGGGAGTTTGATACTTTTGGGGCTTCAAAAAGGTAAGCAATGAAATTGATACACCAGATACTGCCCATCACGAGCTGGCTGCCTCAGTATAAAAAGACTCAGCTGAATGGCGACTTGTTTGCCGGTCTCACGGTTGGGATTATGCTGATTCCTCAGGGGATGGCTTATGCGCTGATTGCGGGACTGCCCCCTGTTTATGGCTTGTATGCCTCCATCGTTCCTCAGCTCATCTATGCTCTATTTGGTACTTCGCGGCAGCTTTCCGTGGCTCCTGTGGCCATGGACTCACTGCTGGTAGCGGCCGGGGTATCAGTGCTGGCCACGGAGGGTACTGATGCCTACATTGGGTTTGCCATTCTTTTGGCGTTTTTTATGGGGGCCTTCCAGTTATTGCTGGGTGTACTGCGCCTGGGATTCATCACCAACCTTCTTTCAAAGCCAGTGATCAGTGGGTTTACCTCCGCTGCGGCGCTCATCATCGGCCTCAATCAGTTGAAATACCTCATGGGGGTAGATCTGGTGAAAAGTAATAAGGTACATGAAATCCTCTGGGATGCTGTGCAAAGTATCAACCAGACACATTTGATGACGCTGGCCATAGGGATTGTGGGGATTGTCATCATCAAAGGAGTGAAGCGGATTCATTCCAGTATTCCCGGAGCCTTGATTGCGGTGATATTCGGTACGGCCTTGGTCTATTTTATGCAGCTGGAGTCTGCCGGTGTGAGCATAGTAAAAACCATACCCGATGGTTTGCCCTCCTTCAAACTACCAGACCTCTCTTTGGGTCAGCTGGGTGAACTCATTCCGCTGGCACTCACCATCTCCGTGGTAGCCTTTATGGAGGCCTTTTCTGTGGCCAAAGCCATAGAAGCCAAAAAACGAAATTACAAAGTACAGCCCAATCAGGAACTGGTGGCGCTGGGGGCGGCTAACTTAATAGGGTCGCTGTTTCAGTCTTTTCCGGTGACTGGTGGTTTTTCCCGATCGGCAGTCAACTACCAGTCCGGGGCACATACACCACTTTCGTCTGTGATCAGTGCAGTAGTGGTTTCGCTCACCCTCATCTTTCTCACGCCACTGTTTTATTTCCTGCCCAAAGCCATTCTTGCTTCGGTGATTATGGTGGCGGTAGCCGGATTGATCGATTGGACCTATGCCCGGCGACTGTGGAAAGACAGTCGGGTAGAATTTGCCCTCCTGATTGCTACCTTTTTGATCACCCTCAATTTTAGTATGGTGCCTGGCATCGTCAGCGGTATCGTATTGTCTATCCTGGTGCTTTTGTACAGGTCGGCATATCCGCATATCGCCAGACTGGGCAGGGTGCGGGGACATCACGAGTTTAGAAATATCAAACGATTCAAGGACCTGGAGCAGTGGGAGCACGTCCTCATTTTGCGCCTGGATGCGCCGCTTACTTTCATCAATATTCAGTATTTTAAGGAGTATATTGAGAATGCCGTAGACGATGCCCAGGGTCGGATAGAAACGCTTATATTAGATGCTGGCCCGCTCAGCTATCTGGACGCCACGGCCACCAGCGGGCTGAAGGATTTGTTGGACTTTTTGCATGAAAAAAAGATAGAGTTTCTGATTTGTGACCTGATTGGCCCAGTGAGGGATACTATGAAAAGGACAGGCTTGAATGAGGTTCTACATAAGGAAAATGTGTTTTTTGATCTGAACGAGGCAGTGAAATTTGCCACTACCCACAAGCAGGGGGACTACAAAGATTATGCGCTGCAGTCGGACTTAAAAGACTAAGACATGAAGGAACGGGAAATGATACTCAGAGATCACCTGGTCCTGGATCGAACCAAGCTGGCCAATCAACGGACGTTATTGGCTTTCGTTAGGACCAGTCTTTATCTGGTGGTATCGGGGATTGCCGTGATCAAGGTTGATTTTTTGGACAAAATCCGCTTTTTGGGCTTTATCCTTGTAGGGATTAGCCTGATTGTCTTGATTCTGGGAGTTTGGAACTATTTCTATTTCAGGAAAAAGATGATGAATCAATATCATCAGGATTGAGTTGTATACAGAGCTACTTTGGGTGTGTAACCATTGTTACATCAGGATCGTGGGGTAGTTCGTAAGTTTGTAAAAGAATTCGCATTAAAACCTAAAAATAACAATGAAGGTAGAACAGATTTATACAGGATGCCTTGCTCAGGGAGCTTATTATATTGAAAGTAATGGAGAAGCGGCGATCATCGATCCGTTGAGAGAGTCAGAGCCTTATATCCTGAAAGCCGAGAAGGAAGGAGCTAAGATCAAATATATTTTTGAGACCCACTTTCATGCTGACTTTGTGTCGGGACATGTGGATCTGGCTGCTAAGACCGGTGCCACTATTGTATATGGTCCCAATGCCAAAACGGAGTATGACATTCACGAAGCAACTGACGGTGAGCTGTTTCGGATTGGAAAAATCAAGATAAAAGTATTGCACACTCCAGGACATACCATGGAGAGCACCACCTATCTACTGATAGATGAGGCCGGGAAGGAACATGCTATTTTCAGTGGAGATACACTTTTCATTGGCGATGTGGGACGGCCCGATCTGGCTCAGAAAGGCACACTCACTCAAGATGACCTGGCTGGTTATTTATATGATAGCCTACGAACCAAGATCATGACCTTACCCGATGAGGTGATTGTGTACCCGGCACATGGAGCAGGCTCGGCCTGTGGCAAAAACATGAGCAAGGAAACCACCGACCTGCTGGGCAACCAGAAGAAAACCAATTATGCACTCAGGGCGGATATGACCAAAGAGGAATTTATCAAAGAAGTGACAGATGGTTTGCTGCCGCCACCACAGTACTTTGCGCAAAACGTGGCCATGAATAAATCTGGTGCCAAAGGAATGGATGAGATCCTTGAAAAAGGAAATGTGCCATTGGATGTAGAGACGTTTGAGGCAGTAGCTAATCACGAAGGAGCTTTGGTTTTGGATACCCGCTCTCCCGGAGAGTTTGCTGCTGACCATGTACCCAACTCCATCTTTATTGGTATTGATGGCAGTTTTGCGCCGTGGGTAGGAGCGTTGATCCCTGATTTGGAACAACCCATTGTATTCATAGCGCCTGAAGGCCGTGAGGAGGAGATCGTAACACGACTTTCCAGAGTTGGGTATGATAATACCCTGGGCTATCTGAGCGGAGGAATGGCAGCATGGAAAGCTGCTGGAAAAGATACCGAGCAGGTCACTACTATCCCTGCACATCAATTCGCAAGTGCTTATAAGGAAGGTGGCCTGAATGTCATGGATGTGCGAAAGCCATCAGAATTTGAAGCTGAGCATGTGGAAGATGCGATGAACTTGCCACTGGATTTTATCAGTGAAAACATGGATCAGGTGGACAAGAAGAAGCAATACCACATTCATTGTGCGGGAGGTTATCGATCTATGATTGCAGCTTCGATATTGAAATCCCGGGGATTTGACAATATTGTGGATGTGGCCGGAGGCTTCAAGGCCATCTCCGAAACGGATATACCTACTACCAATTATGTATGTCCTTCTACTTTGAAGTGATTGATTGTTCTAATAGATAGTTTGATTGAAGAGGTGCTGATTGTTAAAGTCAGCACCTTTTTGTTTTTCTATGAAGAAGGGTTTAAGAGAAAGCCAACAGTTCATCAGAGGAGACAACTCCCGAACTTAAAATAATAGACTAATAACTCAGCTCATCCATTTTTACTTTTCCCCGGAAGGTCCAAAAAACGAAGGTCGTGTAGGCCACCACCAAAGGTGTGCCTATGGCCGCTATGATCAGAAGGGTTCCCAGTGATTTTTCGGAAGCACTGGCATTATGAATGGTCAGACTGTTGGCAGGATTCTCATTGGAAAGAATAATCACAGGAAATAGCTCAATGGCTACCACAATGAGCAGTGTAGCAATGGAGATGCAGGAAAAGGCGAATGCATTGCCGTAGCGTTTTTTGCTAATCAGTCTCGGAATATTGGCAATACTCAGGAAGGCAATCAAGGGCACGATGAATAGTACTGGTTCGCCTTTGAACCGATCGGAAAGATGGGGAAAGTAGATGAGGGTATAGAGAGTAGTGATACCGAAGCTCACCAGAAAGAAAATAATAGCCTGCTTTACATGCAGGGTCATTTTGATAAATTGTTTGCCTTCCGTCTTCATGATGAGGTAGATCGCTCCATGCATCATGAAGAGGGCCAGGGTGCAGATGCCCACCATTACTGCGTAAGGGTTAAAAAAAGCAATCCAGTCGCCATCAAATTCCAGATCGGGACCTATTGGCATTCCCTGAAGCACATTGCCCAATACCACACCCAGGAGCACGGCCAGCATGATGCTGGAAAAACTGTAAGCACCGTCCCACATATTTTGCCACCATTTCATGGGCTCTTTGCTTCGAAACTCTATGGAAATGGCCCTGAAAATAATCAGTACCAAAAAGAGCATAAATGGAATGTACATGGCAGAAAGCAGGGTGGCATAAACGATCGGGAATCCGGCAAACAAGGCACCTCCACCAATCACCAGCCACACTTCGTTGCCATCCCATACCGGGCCGATGGCATTGAGCGCTGTTCTTCGGCTCTTGTCATCCTTAAAAAAGAGATGCCAGGCACCGGCGCCCAGGTCAAAGCCATCCAGAATGGCATATCCTGAGAAAACAGCTCCTACTACCAGAAACCACCACGTTGTATATTCTATGCCTATGAAAGTTGCCATAATGTGTGATTTTAAGATTGAATCGCATCTACAATTTCGCGCTGATGCGGCCGCTGATCGATCATTTCTCCATCCTGAGGGCCATGTTGAATCTTTTTATTGAGCAGGTAGATGAAAAGCGCAAAGAGCAGTGAATAGACCAATGAGAACAGCACCAGTGAAAAGATCACCTGGTTAGCCGTGACCACCTTCGAGAGCGCATCGGATGTACGAAGCAGACCATAGACTACCCACGGTTGACGTCCCATCTCAGCAGCAAACCAGCCCGCCTGATTGGCTATTTGAGGCAGGAGCACGGCCACCACAAAGGCTTTGAGCACCCATCGGTGATCGAATAATTTTCCACGCCACCAAAGAAAGCAACCCAGCAGGGAAAGCCCGATGAGCGCCATTCCGATCCCCACCATCAGGTGATAAAACTGAAACACGGCATTGATTTGTCCAGGTCTTTCATCTTCAGGAAAAGCATTTATCCCCTTTACTTTGGCATTGAAATCCTGGTGAATCAAAAATGAAAGGCCATTGGGGATTTTGATTCCCGAAACCTCCTGTTTCTCCTTATCCACCCACCCGAGGAGGTACATATCCGCGGCAGCCAGACTATCAAAGTGGCCCTCCATGGCGGCCAATTTCACAGGTTGATTCACGGCCACTCCATCTGCAGACCTGTGCCCGGTGAAAAGCTGTGACAAGGAGGCGACAACCCCCACTACAAGTGCAATTTTGAACGCTTTTTTGGACACTTCTATGTGTCTGTTTTTTAGAAGATAGTAGGCATGTACGCTCATGACCAGAAATGCCCCAGCCAAAAATGAACCGATCCATACGTGAGATAGCCGGTCTACACTGGATGGATTGAAGACCATGGCCCAAAAATCGGTGATCTCAGCTCTGGCTTCCATGCCTTCGCCTACGATGTGGTACCCTCCCGGCGTCTGCTGCCACGAGTTGGCCACCACGATCCATACTGCCGAAAACATTGACCCAAGCCATACGCCAAGTGTGGCTGTGAAGTGAACGACTGGACTTACCCTGTTCCATCCGAACAAGAGAATACCGAGAAATCCGCTTTCGAGCGCAAAAGCAAAGATGCCTTCAGCGGCCAGTGCGCTGCCAAAAATATCGCCCACATAGCGTGAGTAGGTAGCCCAGTTAGTGCCAAACTCAAACTCCATGACGATACCTGTGGCTACTCCAATGCCAAAGGTAAGTGCGAAGATCTTGGTCCAAAACCTGGCCAGTTGTTCATAAGCGGGATCCTTAGTGCGGAGGTAGAGGCCTTCCATGATGACCATGATCAGCCCGAGCCCGATGCTCACCGGGGGGTAGATGTAGTGAAAGGAAATGGTAAGCGCAAACTGAATGCGGGAGAGAATTTCTACATCCATTTTTTTGATTCAAAGGTAGCGACCAGCGAGATAAACCTCTATGGAAAGACCTTGAAATATTGAGGAGGTCAATGTGTTTACCATGAGGGTAAATCTCGGTGCCTATGTAACAAATGTTACCCTTGGGGGCAGCTGGTTAAGATAGTTTTGTGGGAATTTGAGTGATTGAAAATAGAATTTTATGAAAGAAATATTGGATTTCGTTAGTCAACCCTGGCCCTGGTATGTGGCCGGTCCTCTGATAGCGCTGGTTATGTTTACGTTGATCATTTTCGGAAACAACTTTGGGATTTCAGCCAACCTGAGAACAGTTTGCTCCATTGTGGGTGCAGGGAAGAACTGCGAATTTTTCGACTTTAACTGGAAAAGTCAGTTGTGGAATTTGGTTTTTGCTTTTGGGTTGGTGCTTGGCGGGCTGATCACACATCAGTATCTCACTACTCCGGATGAGGTTACCCTCTCCGCTGCCACACTTGCTGACCTGGCTGAGCTGGGTATAGAGGCACCCCGCGATCAACTGGTGCCCTTGAGTATTTTTAGCTGGGAGTCGCTGGCTACAGTGAGGGGTTTTATTATTCTGGTGGTTGGTGGATTCCTGATCGGCTTTGGTACCAGGTATGCAGGTGGCTGTACTTCGGGGCATGCCATTAGCGGCCTCAGCGATCTGCAACTTCCGTCTTTGATCGCTGTGGTAGGGTTTTTCATCGGAGGGCTTTTTATGACCTACCTGGTTCTCCCTTATCTATTCACTTTATAATCGTAGAAAATGAAAATATTCAGATACATCATAGTAGGCATCGTCTTTGGGATCACCCTGGCCAAATCAGAGGTAATCTCCTGGTACAGGATTTATGAGATGTTTAAATTCCAGTCATTTCACATGTATGGAGTGATTGGCTCAGCGGTTATTTTAGGAATTATCTCTGTCCAGATGATGAAGCGGTTCAACATCAAAACCATTGATGGATTGCCCATAGTAATCAACCCCAAGCAGATGAGTGTTTCCCGATATCTTTTTGGGGGCATCATATTTGGGTTGGGTTGGGCCATGACAGGAGCCTGCCCCGGGCCTATGTTTATTCTGTTGGGCAATGGAGTAGGCGTCATTCTGGTGGTCATCGCTTCTGCGCTTCTGGGCACTTACACGTATGGTTTGGTGAGAAATAAGTTGCCTCACTAATGAAATAAAGAGCCGAAAGAAATACTTTCGGCCCTTATTGAGGAGGAAAACTTGATTGATAACCATCCTTCACTTGGCAGAACACCGCTTAAAATGTTCGTGCCAGATGATTCAAGATTCGAGATCCAAACTTGGGGACAGAATCTGTATTTATTCTGGAGGAATGAGTGACGGTGAGATGATTTCTCCTTTTTTAAAGAAAAATGATCGATGGGCTGCGTTTAATCCTTATTAACACATTACCTTTTTTTAAAATAACCATACAACAATGAAAAATTTAACGATAACCCTAACAGCCCCGGGAAACATCAAATTGGCGTTTTATTTGGGCACCACCCTGTTATTGATCGCCTTACTAAGCTCCTGTCAGAGCTCTGCTCAAAGCCCTGAGTATCGGACAGTAACCAATGAAGAACTTGTGACACTGCTAAAAGATGAGAGTGTACAGCTTTTGGATGTGCGTACGCCAGAGGAGGTTGCTCAGGGAGTGATTGCTGGTGCAGGCCATATTGATATCTACGATCCTGAGTTTGACAACAAACTAAGCCAACTGGATAGGACCAGGCCCGTAGCGGTCTATTGTGCGGCAGGTGGCAGAAGCGCCAAAGCCAGTATGAAACTCAAGGAATCGGGGTTTCAAAAAATATATGACCTAAAAGGTGGCTACAGGGGCTGGCAGCAAGCAGGTTTTCCTGTTTCCCAATAGCTTGGGACAGGCAGCCTGTATCAGTCATGCGGAAATTTCTTTTCGATCACCCTAAAAAAGGGTATTGGGTTAACTTATTGATTGCTAGAAGTTTAACTTTTATAAGATTTTATAGAATTAAACTTATTTAATTAACTTCAAGGCTGATTTCCAGACAAACAGATACAATATGATGAAGTTTCGGCTTTGCCTGATAACTATAGGTCTTTTCTTCTCTGTAAGCTCCATGGCCCAGCGGTTTGGTCAGTCTCAGGATGTAATAGAAGTAGGCGAGTCTATGGAGGAATACATCAAGGAAAACCATGTAGATGACATTGAAGATATTGTCCATAAGTTCACTGAATCAAGGGTCTTTTTGAAGTATTTGCTCGAGCAAGGGCATCACATCAATTCTGATTCGGTAAAGCTTCGGCGTAAGGATATCAGTATCGGGCATGACATTGATGTCTTTGTGAAGCACTTTTCTGATCATCAGAATTTCACTATGCTCATGGTGCCTGTGGATATTTATCCATTGATGATTTATGATACCTTGCTATTTTCTGTATTGGAAGTGAGCGATACCTGGCTCAAAGAGAAGTACTATTACCACGATATATCCGATGATTCCGTAAAAGCCAGTTTGTTAGCTACAGAAAATCATGACCTGCTAACCAAACATATGTATGAGCAGGTGATGGCAGAGCGAAAGCAGTCCAGTGCAGAGGTGGAAGTGAAACTTCATGAAAGCTATATCTCTACCAATAGCATTCTGCTCAATACGCACGAACTAGACAAAGAGGAACGGGAAAAAATTATGAAATCATGGGGTCTTTTCAAAAGACTGCTCACCCATAACCTGGAACTCAGCGTGGAGATGAATATTTATATTTTTGGTCATGATGACATGAGCATCATCCATTATACAGATCGCGGTTCCACAGAGTACAGGATTACCCCAAGCAACGTTTTCACACGCCATCATTTTGAAGAAGAATAAATCATAGAGCCATGGGGTGTGTCACAGGAAAAAGACAATACGACACCCAAAGTCAGGCTGAAGAAGCACTGATAGAAACGCGCGGCAGATTCGTTTTTAGAGAAGGGAGCGGGCCAATAGACGTATATCAATGCGATGATTGTGGATATTGGCACTTTACCTCCAAAGGAACAGTGAGCGACTTGCTGAAAAAAGCAGATACCAAAAAGCAGATCAGCGATCAGCAAGAAGCTCAGTTTTGGGAAAGAAAATTCAGATCACGTTAGTCTTCGTCAGACTCCACCTCAGACAATGGCTTCAGGTTGGAAGGGATCTTCTCTTCGTCCGGATCGTATGGGTATACTTCCAATATGTTTGTTAAGGTGATAGAAGGAATGTCATAGGGGACCAGCATTGAGTTTAGGTGATCTTCAATACGCTCATACGCTTGCTTCACATGATCTGCGCTCACCAGCAGGTAGGTGTTGATTTTCACCTCTTTGTCGCTATCTCCATCTACAGTGGCATAGACTACTTTGCTTTTGAACCATTTTTCAGAGTCCTCATGATGAATCACTTCGGCTATGTTGGTTTTCGTGATTTGTGTCACTGTGAATTCTCCTGAAATATCCCGTTCGCATATTTCGTACATACGACTTTCGGCATCAGTATAGGAAACTGCATCCATCAGATAAGCATCAGTTACCTGCTTGAGCATTCCATCATCCAATTCCTTATTGTGTTTCACTTTACACGAATACCAGATCTTCATTTCTTTTGAGGTTATTTTTTAAATAGGGCTGCAAATATATGCCGATGATCAGGATCAGAAAACCTAATCCGCGATCAATTGGAATTCTTTTTTCACAGACTAAATCCAATAGGAAAATTTCATAAAGCAACCATAGGTTAACCCTATATAAATTGGGCAAGACCTTTTTTAAAAGGTAAATTTGAGACTTCAGAAAACCCCAAATAACCCCAATTATGACCCCAAAACACCCCAAAATCCTCTGGAGTCCATCCGATAGCTTAAAAGCTGATAGTAATCTGGCTGCTTATATGAGCTGGCTACATGATGAGCGTGGATTAACCTTTTCAAACTACGATGCACTTTGGGAGTGGTCAGTGTCGGATACACGCGCGTTTTGGCAATCGATCTATGAGTATTTTAAGGTGATCAGTCACCATCCTTACACAGCGGTACACTCGGATGACCTCATGCCAGATACCCGATGGTTTGATGGAGCCACCTTGAACTATGCCGAGCATATTTTTAGAAATCAAAATGAGCAGCATCCGGCCATCATTTTCAGAGCCGAGGGTCGGAATACGGTGGAGATTTCATGGAGAGAACTGCGTGATCAGGTGGCAGCAATGGCTTCATTCCTTAAGGCAAGGGGCGTGGAGAAAGGTGATCGGGTAGTGGCTTTTTTGCCTAATTGCCCGGAGGCAACAGTTGGCTTTTTAGCGGCTTGTTCCCTGGGGGTAATTTGGTCCAGCTGTTCACCGGACTTTGGTCCTAGCAGCGTGGTGGATCGGTTTCAGCAGATTACTCCGAAAGTACTGATTACCGTGGACGGCTACCGGTATGGCGGGAAGGAGTTTGATAAGAGCGCCGTGGTCCGCGAAATTGTAGACAGGTTACCCACCCTCGAAACCATTGTTGAGATTCCGTACCTGCAAAATGAAAAATTATTAACAAAGTCTGTCTCCTGGGCTGAGGTGGTGCGCACGCCGTTTGAAGGACTTGATTTCACTCCTGTGGACTTTTCTGATCCTATTTGGGTGCTTTATTCCTCGGGAACCACTGGCCAGCCCAAGGCGATTACTCATTCTCATGGGGGCACCTTGCTGGAGCACCTGAAGTATGTGAGTTTTCACAATGATGTGAAGCCTGGTGAGCGTTATTTCTGGTTTACCACCACAGGTTGGATGATGTGGAATTTTGTGCAGGCTACGCTGCTTGTAGGGGCCACCATCGTAATTTACGATGGAAGTCCGGGATTCCCTGATCTTGGTGTGTTGTGGCAGATGGCGCAAGATCATCAGATTCAGCATTTTGGTACCAGCGCACCCTATATTGTGGCCTGTATGAAAGCTGGTCTTGCTCCGGGGAGGGATTTTGACCTGAAAACCCTTCGCTCAATTAGCAGCACGGGATCTCCACTGCCTCCCGAGGGTTTCGATTGGGTCTACGAAGCGGTAAAGAAGGATTTGTGGCTCTGTTCGATGAGCGGAGGCACGGATGTTTGCTCTGCTTTTGTGGGAGGGTGTCCGCTTGAGCCTGTGTACGAAGGTGAGATACAGCGTCGGGCATTGGGATGCGCGATGTATGCTTTTGATGACGAAGGCAAGCCCTTGGTGGGAGAGGTTGGCGAAATGGTAGTTACCAGCCCCATGCCTTCTATGCCTATTTACTTCTGGAATGATCCAGACAAGGTGCGCTATCGCGAAAGCTACTTCGAAATGTTTCCTGGTATTTGGCGACATGGGGATTGGCTGTCTATCACAGAGCGCAATACCCTGGTAATTCACGGAAGATCCGATGCCACACTCAACAGGCACGGCGTACGTATTGGTACCGCAGAGATTTATCAGTCAGT
This Marinoscillum sp. 108 DNA region includes the following protein-coding sequences:
- a CDS encoding rhodanese-like domain-containing protein: MKVEQIYTGCLAQGAYYIESNGEAAIIDPLRESEPYILKAEKEGAKIKYIFETHFHADFVSGHVDLAAKTGATIVYGPNAKTEYDIHEATDGELFRIGKIKIKVLHTPGHTMESTTYLLIDEAGKEHAIFSGDTLFIGDVGRPDLAQKGTLTQDDLAGYLYDSLRTKIMTLPDEVIVYPAHGAGSACGKNMSKETTDLLGNQKKTNYALRADMTKEEFIKEVTDGLLPPPQYFAQNVAMNKSGAKGMDEILEKGNVPLDVETFEAVANHEGALVLDTRSPGEFAADHVPNSIFIGIDGSFAPWVGALIPDLEQPIVFIAPEGREEEIVTRLSRVGYDNTLGYLSGGMAAWKAAGKDTEQVTTIPAHQFASAYKEGGLNVMDVRKPSEFEAEHVEDAMNLPLDFISENMDQVDKKKQYHIHCAGGYRSMIAASILKSRGFDNIVDVAGGFKAISETDIPTTNYVCPSTLK
- a CDS encoding DUF6691 family protein translates to MKIFRYIIVGIVFGITLAKSEVISWYRIYEMFKFQSFHMYGVIGSAVILGIISVQMMKRFNIKTIDGLPIVINPKQMSVSRYLFGGIIFGLGWAMTGACPGPMFILLGNGVGVILVVIASALLGTYTYGLVRNKLPH
- a CDS encoding YeeE/YedE family protein, whose translation is MKEILDFVSQPWPWYVAGPLIALVMFTLIIFGNNFGISANLRTVCSIVGAGKNCEFFDFNWKSQLWNLVFAFGLVLGGLITHQYLTTPDEVTLSAATLADLAELGIEAPRDQLVPLSIFSWESLATVRGFIILVVGGFLIGFGTRYAGGCTSGHAISGLSDLQLPSLIAVVGFFIGGLFMTYLVLPYLFTL
- a CDS encoding DUF4494 domain-containing protein, translating into MKIWYSCKVKHNKELDDGMLKQVTDAYLMDAVSYTDAESRMYEICERDISGEFTVTQITKTNIAEVIHHEDSEKWFKSKVVYATVDGDSDKEVKINTYLLVSADHVKQAYERIEDHLNSMLVPYDIPSITLTNILEVYPYDPDEEKIPSNLKPLSEVESDED
- a CDS encoding SulP family inorganic anion transporter — encoded protein: MKLIHQILPITSWLPQYKKTQLNGDLFAGLTVGIMLIPQGMAYALIAGLPPVYGLYASIVPQLIYALFGTSRQLSVAPVAMDSLLVAAGVSVLATEGTDAYIGFAILLAFFMGAFQLLLGVLRLGFITNLLSKPVISGFTSAAALIIGLNQLKYLMGVDLVKSNKVHEILWDAVQSINQTHLMTLAIGIVGIVIIKGVKRIHSSIPGALIAVIFGTALVYFMQLESAGVSIVKTIPDGLPSFKLPDLSLGQLGELIPLALTISVVAFMEAFSVAKAIEAKKRNYKVQPNQELVALGAANLIGSLFQSFPVTGGFSRSAVNYQSGAHTPLSSVISAVVVSLTLIFLTPLFYFLPKAILASVIMVAVAGLIDWTYARRLWKDSRVEFALLIATFLITLNFSMVPGIVSGIVLSILVLLYRSAYPHIARLGRVRGHHEFRNIKRFKDLEQWEHVLILRLDAPLTFINIQYFKEYIENAVDDAQGRIETLILDAGPLSYLDATATSGLKDLLDFLHEKKIEFLICDLIGPVRDTMKRTGLNEVLHKENVFFDLNEAVKFATTHKQGDYKDYALQSDLKD
- a CDS encoding DUF202 domain-containing protein, whose translation is MKEREMILRDHLVLDRTKLANQRTLLAFVRTSLYLVVSGIAVIKVDFLDKIRFLGFILVGISLIVLILGVWNYFYFRKKMMNQYHQD
- the cydB gene encoding cytochrome d ubiquinol oxidase subunit II: MATFIGIEYTTWWFLVVGAVFSGYAILDGFDLGAGAWHLFFKDDKSRRTALNAIGPVWDGNEVWLVIGGGALFAGFPIVYATLLSAMYIPFMLFLVLIIFRAISIEFRSKEPMKWWQNMWDGAYSFSSIMLAVLLGVVLGNVLQGMPIGPDLEFDGDWIAFFNPYAVMVGICTLALFMMHGAIYLIMKTEGKQFIKMTLHVKQAIIFFLVSFGITTLYTLIYFPHLSDRFKGEPVLFIVPLIAFLSIANIPRLISKKRYGNAFAFSCISIATLLIVVAIELFPVIILSNENPANSLTIHNASASEKSLGTLLIIAAIGTPLVVAYTTFVFWTFRGKVKMDELSY
- a CDS encoding Crp/Fnr family transcriptional regulator, yielding MSNETEDLVHQILGRSEIEPQLAEEILSIGRLKKVKAGGVVIGPDSTGNEMPIVLEGLLKVMRQDQTGGEVFLYFLEGGETCAMSITCCIEGKKKAFHVVAEEDSVLWMIPMTYIDSWVVKYKSFRKFVFDAYQTRFDEMLNTIDSVVFLKMDQRLYKYLLDKKQASGTFVINKTHEQIANELNTSRVVVSRLLKQLEREGKIEQYRNRIEIM
- a CDS encoding cytochrome ubiquinol oxidase subunit I, translated to MDVEILSRIQFALTISFHYIYPPVSIGLGLIMVIMEGLYLRTKDPAYEQLARFWTKIFALTFGIGVATGIVMEFEFGTNWATYSRYVGDIFGSALAAEGIFAFALESGFLGILLFGWNRVSPVVHFTATLGVWLGSMFSAVWIVVANSWQQTPGGYHIVGEGMEARAEITDFWAMVFNPSSVDRLSHVWIGSFLAGAFLVMSVHAYYLLKNRHIEVSKKAFKIALVVGVVASLSQLFTGHRSADGVAVNQPVKLAAMEGHFDSLAAADMYLLGWVDKEKQEVSGIKIPNGLSFLIHQDFNAKVKGINAFPEDERPGQINAVFQFYHLMVGIGMALIGLSLLGCFLWWRGKLFDHRWVLKAFVVAVLLPQIANQAGWFAAEMGRQPWVVYGLLRTSDALSKVVTANQVIFSLVLFSLVYSLLFALFIYLLNKKIQHGPQDGEMIDQRPHQREIVDAIQS
- a CDS encoding rhodanese-like domain-containing protein; its protein translation is MKNLTITLTAPGNIKLAFYLGTTLLLIALLSSCQSSAQSPEYRTVTNEELVTLLKDESVQLLDVRTPEEVAQGVIAGAGHIDIYDPEFDNKLSQLDRTRPVAVYCAAGGRSAKASMKLKESGFQKIYDLKGGYRGWQQAGFPVSQ